Proteins co-encoded in one Erwinia sp. genomic window:
- a CDS encoding hypothetical protein (ID:JIFNMEKO_01271;~source:Prodigal:2.6): MSDRPFWQSKTLDQMSDSEWESLCDGCGQCCLNKLQDEVTDEIYFTNVACNLLNIKNCQCRHYERRFEYEEDCIKLTRDNLPGFSWLPPSCAYRVLAEGKSLPLWHPLRTGSKAAMHAARISVRHIAVRESEVRDWEDHILNHPSWQSK, translated from the coding sequence ATGAGTGACCGCCCTTTCTGGCAAAGTAAAACACTGGACCAAATGAGCGACAGTGAATGGGAATCGTTATGTGATGGCTGTGGTCAGTGTTGCCTGAATAAATTGCAGGATGAAGTGACTGACGAAATTTATTTCACTAACGTGGCCTGTAATCTGCTCAATATAAAAAACTGCCAGTGTCGCCATTATGAGCGACGGTTTGAGTATGAAGAGGATTGTATAAAACTGACGCGCGATAATCTGCCTGGCTTCTCATGGCTTCCCCCTTCATGCGCATATCGTGTATTGGCAGAGGGTAAAAGTTTACCGTTGTGGCATCCGTTACGTACCGGTTCAAAAGCAGCGATGCATGCTGCGCGCATCTCGGTCAGACATATTGCGGTAAGAGAATCAGAAGTGCGGGACTGGGAAGACCATATTCTCAATCATCCCAGCTGGCAAAGCAAATAA
- the minE gene encoding Cell division topological specificity factor (ID:JIFNMEKO_01266;~source:Prodigal:2.6) has translation MALLDFFLSRKKNTANIAKERLQIIVAERRRGGDSEPHYLPQLKKDLLEVICRYVRIDPDMLSVKLDQKDDDISILELNVTLPENEESAK, from the coding sequence ATGGCTCTACTCGATTTCTTTTTATCCCGAAAAAAGAACACTGCCAATATCGCTAAAGAGCGCTTGCAGATTATTGTTGCTGAACGGCGTCGCGGGGGGGACAGTGAACCACACTATCTCCCGCAGCTGAAAAAAGATCTGCTCGAGGTGATTTGCCGTTACGTTAGGATTGATCCTGATATGCTTTCAGTTAAATTGGATCAAAAAGATGATGATATTTCCATCCTGGAGCTCAATGTCACGCTTCCTGAGAATGAAGAATCAGCAAAATAA
- the ycgL gene encoding Protein YcgL (ID:JIFNMEKO_01269;~source:Prodigal:2.6), producing the protein MNCVIYRSTRRDQTYLFIEKMDDFSRVPDELMQSLGKLIFVMPLVLNPQRTLARADPERVKAILQAEGYYLQLPPQEESLLKQPLSASQ; encoded by the coding sequence ATGAACTGTGTTATTTACAGAAGCACGCGCCGGGATCAAACCTACCTTTTTATCGAGAAAATGGATGACTTTTCACGAGTTCCTGATGAACTGATGCAGAGTTTAGGTAAGCTAATTTTTGTCATGCCGTTGGTGCTTAACCCACAACGGACTCTTGCCAGAGCTGATCCTGAACGGGTAAAGGCCATACTGCAGGCGGAAGGTTACTATCTGCAATTACCGCCACAGGAAGAGAGTTTACTCAAGCAGCCGCTTTCTGCCTCTCAATGA
- the dsbB gene encoding Disulfide bond formation protein B (ID:JIFNMEKO_01272;~source:Prodigal:2.6) has protein sequence MAFSAFALELAALFFQHVMMLPPCVMCIYQRCALFGIIGAGLLGALAPKTPLRWVALGVWLYSAYEGIRLSWEHMMIQMYPSPFATCDFAARFPEWLPLDKWLPAVFVASGDCAVNLWSFLSLSMPQWMLIIFCCYMLAAVLIVLAQPFKPKRRDLFSR, from the coding sequence ATGGCATTCAGTGCTTTCGCCCTGGAACTTGCAGCACTTTTTTTTCAGCACGTTATGATGCTTCCCCCGTGCGTAATGTGCATTTATCAGCGCTGCGCTCTGTTTGGCATCATCGGTGCTGGTTTGCTTGGTGCCCTTGCCCCTAAAACCCCGCTGCGCTGGGTTGCTCTGGGAGTATGGTTGTACAGTGCCTATGAAGGTATTCGCCTCTCCTGGGAGCACATGATGATTCAGATGTATCCCAGCCCGTTCGCCACCTGTGATTTTGCGGCACGATTCCCTGAATGGTTACCACTGGATAAATGGCTGCCTGCTGTGTTTGTTGCCAGCGGCGATTGTGCCGTTAATCTGTGGTCGTTTTTATCACTGAGCATGCCGCAATGGATGTTGATTATTTTCTGTTGCTATATGCTGGCAGCTGTATTAATTGTCCTGGCACAACCTTTCAAACCCAAACGGCGTGATCTGTTTTCCCGATAA
- the dadX gene encoding Alanine racemase, catabolic (ID:JIFNMEKO_01274;~source:Prodigal:2.6): protein MSRPIVALIDIKALQQNLSIVKTRTGNSRVWAVVKANAYGHGLQRILPAIADADGAALLNLEEAILLRQQGWQKPILLLEGFFQPQELSILDQHRLTTVIHSEWQINALAKSTLSAPLNVYLKVNSGMNRLGFAPHRVADVWQQLSSLTNVNQLTLMSHFANADKPEGIESATRQMTPLINQLGCSASLANSAATLWHPATHHQWVRPGVILYGASPTGRLEDIAETGLTPVMTLKSELIAIQTLLPGATVGYGSRYQAQEKQRIGVVACGYADGYPRHAPTGTPILVDGILTRTVGTVSMDMLTVDLTPCPAAAIGSPVELWGETVKIDQVAQAAGTVGYELMTALAARVPVRKR, encoded by the coding sequence ATGTCTCGCCCCATTGTTGCCCTGATAGATATCAAGGCTCTACAACAGAACCTCTCGATCGTCAAAACACGTACTGGAAACTCCAGGGTCTGGGCGGTGGTTAAAGCAAATGCTTATGGTCATGGTCTGCAGCGAATTCTCCCCGCTATCGCTGATGCCGATGGTGCCGCGTTACTTAATCTTGAGGAAGCAATTCTCCTGCGTCAACAAGGGTGGCAAAAACCCATTTTGCTGTTGGAAGGTTTTTTTCAGCCACAGGAGTTATCGATTCTTGATCAACACAGGCTGACTACCGTAATACACAGTGAATGGCAAATTAACGCTCTCGCGAAAAGCACGCTCTCTGCTCCGTTAAACGTCTATCTCAAAGTCAACAGCGGCATGAACCGGCTCGGATTTGCCCCGCACAGGGTTGCGGATGTATGGCAGCAACTCTCCTCGCTGACTAATGTGAATCAGCTTACGTTGATGTCTCATTTCGCCAATGCAGATAAGCCTGAGGGGATTGAATCCGCCACCCGACAGATGACACCACTTATTAATCAGCTGGGATGTTCTGCCTCACTGGCTAACTCCGCGGCCACATTGTGGCACCCTGCTACCCATCATCAGTGGGTGCGTCCCGGGGTTATCCTTTATGGTGCTTCTCCTACCGGGCGCCTGGAGGATATTGCTGAAACAGGGTTGACACCGGTAATGACCCTGAAAAGTGAACTGATAGCCATTCAGACATTGCTTCCCGGTGCAACAGTAGGATATGGCTCCCGCTACCAGGCGCAGGAGAAACAGCGAATTGGTGTGGTAGCATGTGGCTATGCGGATGGATATCCACGTCACGCGCCGACGGGGACACCGATACTGGTTGATGGCATATTAACCCGTACTGTAGGGACAGTATCGATGGACATGCTTACAGTGGATTTAACACCTTGTCCTGCGGCAGCGATTGGAAGCCCGGTCGAGTTGTGGGGAGAAACTGTGAAGATTGATCAAGTGGCACAGGCAGCAGGAACGGTTGGTTATGAATTAATGACTGCACTGGCAGCCAGAGTCCCAGTGCGAAAACGATGA
- the dinG_2 gene encoding putative ATP-dependent helicase DinG (ID:JIFNMEKO_01262;~source:Prodigal:2.6) — protein MTDDFSTDGALAKEINGFKPRAAQQEMAHAVTDAIAEKKALVVEAGTGTGKTFAYLVPALRSGKKVIISTGSKALQDQLYARDLPTVASAVGYTGKTALLKGRANYLCIERLEQQTLAGGELSPQHLTELTQLRRWSTETPEGDISRCASVAEESQIWSLVTSTNDNCLGSDCPQYEHCFVVKARRKALEADIVVVNHHLFLADMVVKEGGFAELIPDADVMIFDEAHQVPDIASHYFGQQISARQLNELAKDIILAYRTEVRDSQQLQKAADRLAQSVLDFRLVLGEPGFRGNLRECLAQPDVLRALTLLDDALELCYDVAKMSLGRSALLDAAFERAAVYRSRLKLIRSVNEPGYSYWYECHSRTFVLAVTPLSVAERFRDVMRARPASWVFTSATLAVNGSMSHFMDRLGVDNADSCILDSPFDYQHQALLCVPRYLPATTERQAAERMANQLQPLIEGNGGRCFFLCTSHKMMRELAIAFRMMLTLPVLVQGETSKGQLLEQFIKAGNALLVATSSFWEGVDVRGDTLSLVIIDKLPFTSPDDPILKARMEDCQLRGGDPFAEVQLPDAVITLKQGVGRLIRDSDDRGVLVICDSRLVMRPYGEVFLNSLPPTPRTRDIAKAVAFLDRDKRTG, from the coding sequence GTGACAGACGATTTTTCAACAGACGGGGCACTGGCTAAAGAAATCAACGGGTTTAAGCCTCGTGCTGCGCAGCAGGAAATGGCGCATGCCGTTACTGATGCGATTGCCGAAAAAAAAGCGTTAGTAGTTGAGGCAGGAACCGGGACAGGTAAGACTTTCGCTTATTTGGTCCCCGCGTTGCGCTCAGGTAAAAAAGTTATCATATCAACCGGTTCAAAAGCGCTACAGGATCAACTTTATGCACGAGACCTCCCCACTGTTGCCAGTGCTGTTGGCTACACGGGGAAGACGGCATTGCTCAAAGGGCGTGCAAATTACCTCTGTATCGAGCGACTGGAACAGCAAACCCTGGCCGGAGGTGAGCTCTCGCCACAACATCTTACTGAGTTGACGCAATTGCGGCGATGGTCAACTGAGACCCCTGAAGGGGATATCAGTCGCTGTGCAAGTGTGGCAGAAGAGAGTCAAATATGGTCACTGGTCACCAGCACGAATGACAATTGTCTGGGCAGTGATTGTCCGCAATATGAGCATTGTTTTGTGGTGAAGGCCCGAAGAAAAGCGTTGGAAGCGGATATCGTAGTGGTGAATCATCATCTCTTTCTTGCTGACATGGTGGTGAAAGAGGGCGGTTTTGCTGAGCTGATACCTGATGCCGACGTAATGATTTTTGATGAGGCTCACCAGGTTCCTGATATCGCCAGCCACTACTTCGGCCAGCAGATTTCAGCCCGACAACTAAACGAACTGGCTAAAGACATCATCCTTGCTTACCGTACAGAAGTGCGTGATTCACAGCAGCTACAAAAAGCGGCTGATCGGTTGGCACAAAGTGTGCTGGATTTTCGCTTAGTACTCGGTGAGCCGGGTTTTCGGGGGAATTTACGTGAGTGTCTGGCGCAACCCGATGTATTACGTGCACTGACACTGCTGGATGATGCACTCGAACTCTGTTACGACGTGGCGAAGATGTCTCTGGGGCGTTCAGCCTTGCTGGATGCTGCGTTTGAACGGGCTGCCGTCTATCGTTCACGATTGAAATTGATTCGTTCAGTCAATGAGCCAGGCTACAGTTACTGGTATGAGTGTCATTCGCGTACTTTTGTGCTGGCGGTCACCCCGCTCTCGGTCGCCGAACGTTTCCGCGATGTCATGCGTGCTCGTCCTGCCAGTTGGGTTTTTACCTCGGCGACTCTGGCTGTTAATGGCTCTATGAGCCACTTTATGGACCGGCTTGGTGTTGATAATGCTGATAGCTGCATACTGGATAGTCCCTTTGATTATCAGCATCAGGCGCTGCTCTGTGTGCCGCGGTATTTGCCTGCAACCACTGAACGTCAGGCGGCGGAAAGAATGGCAAACCAGCTTCAGCCTCTGATTGAAGGAAATGGCGGGCGCTGCTTTTTTTTATGTACCTCGCATAAAATGATGCGGGAACTGGCGATTGCATTTCGTATGATGCTGACATTGCCTGTACTGGTGCAGGGCGAAACCAGTAAAGGCCAATTACTGGAGCAGTTCATCAAAGCCGGTAACGCACTGCTGGTCGCAACCAGCAGCTTTTGGGAGGGCGTTGATGTGCGCGGTGATACGCTGTCACTGGTCATCATTGATAAATTACCGTTTACTTCCCCTGATGATCCCATATTGAAAGCACGGATGGAGGATTGCCAGTTGCGTGGTGGCGATCCCTTTGCGGAGGTGCAGCTCCCGGATGCGGTAATAACCCTGAAGCAAGGTGTAGGACGACTGATTCGTGACAGTGATGACCGTGGCGTACTGGTTATTTGTGATTCGCGTCTGGTGATGCGTCCGTATGGCGAGGTATTCCTCAACAGCTTACCCCCCACGCCAAGAACCCGGGACATAGCCAAAGCGGTTGCGTTTCTTGACCGGGATAAGCGCACCGGGTAA
- the fadR gene encoding Fatty acid metabolism regulator protein (ID:JIFNMEKO_01273;~source:Prodigal:2.6), which produces MIIKANSPAAFAEEYIINCIWSQSFPAGSILPSERELSESIGITRTTLREVLQRLARDGWLTIQHGKPTQVNNVWETSGLNLLETVVRLDTSSLPRLMDNLLSVRTNVSALFVKSMASADPEQLTQLLEKTSHVEDGAEAYSELEYTLLRELAFASGNMIYGLMINGLKGIYARIGRLYFSNPQARNLAKDFYQQLHTLCQTQQFEKLVETMSDYGTRSCEIWHRMQKNAGPLPAE; this is translated from the coding sequence ATGATCATCAAGGCGAATAGTCCGGCAGCGTTTGCTGAAGAGTATATTATCAACTGTATCTGGAGTCAGAGTTTTCCGGCAGGGTCTATTTTGCCCTCAGAACGAGAGCTTTCTGAGTCAATAGGCATAACCAGAACCACTTTACGTGAGGTTTTACAGCGTCTTGCCCGCGATGGTTGGTTGACCATACAGCATGGTAAACCGACGCAAGTGAACAATGTCTGGGAGACATCGGGATTAAATCTGCTGGAAACCGTCGTGCGCCTTGATACCAGTTCACTGCCACGATTGATGGACAATCTGCTTTCTGTCAGAACCAATGTTTCCGCTTTGTTCGTGAAGAGTATGGCGAGTGCTGATCCTGAACAACTCACACAATTGCTGGAAAAAACCAGTCATGTCGAAGATGGTGCTGAGGCATACAGTGAACTTGAATATACGCTGTTACGTGAGTTGGCATTTGCATCAGGGAACATGATCTATGGCCTGATGATAAACGGTTTGAAAGGTATTTATGCCAGAATAGGGCGACTCTATTTTTCTAATCCTCAGGCACGCAATCTGGCTAAAGATTTTTATCAGCAATTACATACACTCTGTCAGACACAACAATTTGAAAAACTGGTTGAGACCATGAGTGATTATGGCACTCGCAGCTGTGAGATCTGGCACAGAATGCAAAAAAATGCAGGGCCACTGCCGGCAGAGTAA
- the rnd gene encoding Ribonuclease D (ID:JIFNMEKO_01265;~source:Prodigal:2.6), protein MNYLMITDDEALAALCHRMQQTDAIALDTEFVRTRTFYPLLGLIQIYDGEQLALIDPLQITAWEPFCSLLSNPAIIKYLHAASEDLDVFIHHFNQVPANLMDTQLLAAFTGSPLSCGFSTLVQNLEGVALDKSEARTDWLARPLTGQQCQYAAADVFYLLPVARKLKTAAMADGRWRMAEQESELLCQRRQVVPAAEEVWRDISHASQLRPRQLAALQRLAKWRLETAREKNSAINFVIREELLWKIARYLPGSLAELGQLGLGGQEIRLYGNALLSCVEQAVALDESALPPSLLTLADKTGYKNAFKLLKTEICHVATDANILPELLASRRQINQLLNWHWQLKPGNEMPELLTQWRGELLREKITPRLAEL, encoded by the coding sequence TTGAATTATTTAATGATTACCGATGATGAGGCGCTGGCGGCGCTTTGTCATCGTATGCAACAGACCGACGCGATTGCGCTGGATACGGAGTTCGTACGTACCCGTACTTTTTATCCGCTGCTGGGCTTGATACAGATTTATGATGGTGAGCAACTGGCCTTGATAGATCCGCTGCAAATTACCGCATGGGAGCCCTTTTGTTCGTTATTATCCAATCCTGCGATTATCAAATATCTGCATGCAGCCAGTGAAGATCTGGATGTTTTTATCCACCACTTCAACCAGGTACCAGCAAATTTGATGGATACGCAGCTGCTGGCTGCATTTACTGGTTCCCCTCTTTCCTGTGGTTTTTCCACTCTGGTTCAAAACCTTGAAGGTGTGGCACTGGATAAAAGCGAGGCTCGCACAGACTGGTTAGCCCGACCATTAACCGGCCAGCAGTGTCAGTATGCAGCTGCCGATGTTTTTTATCTGTTACCTGTTGCCAGAAAGTTAAAAACTGCGGCCATGGCAGATGGAAGATGGCGGATGGCCGAGCAGGAGAGCGAGTTACTCTGCCAGAGACGACAAGTGGTGCCTGCTGCGGAGGAGGTCTGGCGTGACATTTCACATGCTTCACAATTAAGACCACGACAGTTGGCGGCATTGCAGCGGCTGGCGAAATGGCGTCTGGAAACTGCGCGAGAAAAAAATAGTGCAATCAATTTTGTTATCAGGGAAGAGTTGCTGTGGAAAATCGCCCGTTACTTGCCAGGATCTCTGGCTGAACTTGGCCAGTTAGGCCTGGGTGGACAGGAGATTCGGCTGTACGGCAACGCATTGCTGAGCTGTGTAGAGCAGGCGGTTGCGCTTGATGAGTCAGCATTACCACCTTCTCTGTTGACGCTGGCAGATAAAACCGGGTACAAGAACGCGTTTAAGCTGTTGAAAACTGAGATTTGTCACGTGGCTACTGATGCAAATATTCTGCCTGAGCTACTGGCGTCACGGCGGCAAATTAACCAGTTACTCAACTGGCACTGGCAGCTCAAACCCGGTAATGAAATGCCTGAGTTACTGACTCAGTGGCGGGGTGAATTGTTACGCGAGAAAATAACCCCACGGTTAGCTGAATTGTAA
- the minD gene encoding Septum site-determining protein MinD (ID:JIFNMEKO_01267;~source:Prodigal:2.6), which translates to MARIIVVTSGKGGVGKTTSSAAIATGLAQKGKKTVVIDFDIGLRNLDLIMGCERRVVYDFVNVIQGDATLNQALIKDKRTDNLYILPASQTRDKDALTREGVGKILDNLAEMEFEFIVCDSPAGIETGALMALYFADEAIITTNPEVSSVRDSDRILGILSSKSRRAEQGESPIKEHLLLTRYNPGRVSRGDMLSMEDVLEILRIPLAGVIPEDQSVLRASNQGEPVILDSESDAGKAYADTVDRILGEERPFRFIEEEKKSFLKRLFGG; encoded by the coding sequence ATGGCACGCATTATTGTAGTTACATCAGGTAAAGGAGGAGTGGGCAAAACCACTTCCAGCGCGGCCATCGCTACTGGTTTAGCCCAGAAAGGGAAAAAAACGGTGGTGATTGATTTTGATATCGGATTGCGAAATCTCGACCTGATAATGGGTTGCGAACGCCGGGTTGTTTATGACTTCGTCAATGTCATTCAGGGTGATGCAACTTTAAATCAGGCACTTATTAAAGATAAACGTACCGATAATTTGTATATTCTGCCCGCTTCTCAGACCCGTGATAAAGATGCGCTGACTCGTGAAGGTGTCGGTAAAATCCTCGATAATCTCGCTGAGATGGAGTTTGAATTCATTGTCTGTGACTCTCCTGCCGGTATTGAAACAGGGGCATTGATGGCACTCTATTTCGCGGATGAAGCAATCATCACTACCAACCCGGAAGTCTCTTCTGTCAGAGACTCGGATCGAATTTTGGGCATTTTATCGTCTAAATCTCGCCGTGCTGAACAAGGTGAGTCACCTATCAAAGAGCATCTGCTGCTCACCCGCTACAACCCCGGACGTGTGAGTCGAGGTGATATGCTGAGCATGGAAGACGTGCTGGAAATTCTGCGAATTCCTCTTGCTGGCGTTATCCCGGAAGATCAGTCTGTACTCCGTGCCTCGAACCAGGGTGAACCCGTAATCCTTGATAGCGAATCCGATGCCGGTAAAGCCTATGCTGATACGGTTGACCGTATCCTGGGTGAAGAGCGTCCTTTCCGCTTTATTGAAGAAGAGAAAAAAAGCTTCTTAAAACGCTTGTTTGGGGGATAA
- the ycgM gene encoding putative protein YcgM (ID:JIFNMEKO_01270;~source:Prodigal:2.6), translating to MYHHCDLSGEVLTLPVGKVVCVGSNYQRHIQEMGSATPVEPVLFIKPSTALCALSSPLTLPTQFGVVHHEVELAILIASPLTDASEAEVSQAIAGYAVALDLTLRDLQAACKKSGQPWDKAKGFDNACPISGFIAADKIAFDPQAVDLQLVVNGIVRQQGNTRDMIHRIIPLISYMSRFFTLQPGDIVLTGTPEGVGPLLAGDQLAVTFADHIFSTRVN from the coding sequence ATGTATCATCATTGCGATTTATCAGGAGAGGTTCTGACACTCCCGGTTGGGAAAGTCGTTTGTGTCGGCAGTAATTATCAGCGACATATTCAGGAGATGGGCAGTGCGACACCAGTTGAACCGGTGTTATTTATCAAACCCTCTACAGCCCTGTGTGCGTTGAGCTCACCGCTGACGCTTCCGACACAATTTGGTGTGGTTCACCATGAGGTCGAATTGGCCATTTTGATAGCATCTCCATTGACAGATGCCAGCGAAGCTGAGGTAAGTCAGGCGATCGCAGGTTATGCAGTAGCACTCGATTTAACATTGCGTGATCTGCAGGCAGCGTGTAAAAAATCCGGTCAGCCGTGGGATAAAGCCAAAGGTTTTGATAATGCTTGTCCAATCTCTGGATTTATTGCAGCAGACAAGATTGCTTTTGATCCCCAGGCAGTCGATTTGCAACTGGTCGTCAATGGCATTGTGCGTCAGCAAGGCAATACACGCGATATGATTCATCGCATTATTCCGTTAATCAGTTATATGAGCCGTTTCTTTACGCTGCAACCGGGCGATATCGTTTTAACCGGGACGCCTGAGGGAGTAGGGCCGTTACTGGCAGGTGACCAGCTTGCGGTGACCTTCGCTGACCACATTTTCTCAACCCGCGTAAATTGA
- the tsaB gene encoding tRNA threonylcarbamoyladenosine biosynthesis protein TsaB (ID:JIFNMEKO_01263;~source:Prodigal:2.6), translating to MASQILALDTATEACSVALLQRDDVISDFEYCPREHTQRILPMVQQVLTKGRTRLSTLDAIAFGRGPGSFTGVRIGIGIAQGLALGAGLPMVGISTLQCMAETAWRCHQATHVLAAIDARMGEIYWAIYQRTATGEWSGEETESVVTPECAQAQMASLQGRWWAVGTGWQAWPELGQSLPLQLERTDVELPMAQDMLPLAVQALARGEAVSADQALPTYLRNEVRWKKLPGRENAGN from the coding sequence ATGGCTTCACAAATTCTGGCACTGGATACTGCAACAGAAGCATGTTCTGTCGCACTGCTGCAGCGCGATGATGTTATCTCTGATTTTGAATATTGCCCCAGGGAACATACTCAGCGTATTTTACCTATGGTGCAACAGGTGTTGACGAAAGGGCGAACGCGTCTTTCTACTCTTGATGCCATTGCCTTTGGACGTGGTCCCGGCAGTTTTACCGGTGTGCGTATCGGTATTGGTATTGCTCAAGGACTTGCACTCGGTGCCGGATTACCGATGGTCGGTATCTCAACATTACAATGTATGGCTGAAACTGCATGGCGCTGTCATCAGGCCACGCATGTGCTGGCGGCAATTGATGCACGCATGGGCGAAATCTACTGGGCGATTTATCAACGTACGGCCACAGGCGAATGGTCAGGCGAAGAGACAGAGAGTGTGGTGACTCCAGAGTGTGCGCAGGCACAGATGGCCTCTCTGCAGGGACGCTGGTGGGCGGTAGGAACGGGGTGGCAGGCATGGCCTGAGCTCGGTCAATCACTGCCTCTTCAATTAGAGCGTACAGACGTTGAGTTGCCCATGGCACAAGACATGCTACCTCTGGCAGTACAGGCATTAGCGCGCGGTGAGGCGGTCAGCGCTGATCAGGCATTGCCCACTTATCTGCGTAATGAGGTGAGGTGGAAAAAATTGCCCGGACGTGAAAATGCGGGCAACTAA
- the minC gene encoding Septum site-determining protein MinC (ID:JIFNMEKO_01268;~source:Prodigal:2.6) has translation MPHTPIDLKGSSFTLSVIHLHQADANAIYQAIQSKIEQAPAFLNNAPVVINVASLDADAEWSAIVKAIGQTSLHVVGVSGCQDDKLKEAIIASGLPLLTEGKAQSPRVPSPAPLREEKIWLPTKVVNTPVRSGQQIYAKNSDLIVSAQVSAGAELIADGNIHIYGVMRGRALAGASGEKNAQIFCTSLSAELISIAGEYWIMDQVPADFFGKAARLFLESGVLTIKTLN, from the coding sequence ATGCCACATACGCCAATTGATCTCAAAGGCAGTAGTTTTACACTGTCTGTTATTCATCTGCATCAGGCAGATGCAAATGCCATTTATCAGGCAATCCAGAGTAAAATTGAGCAGGCCCCTGCCTTTCTCAATAATGCCCCGGTGGTGATTAACGTAGCGTCGCTGGACGCTGATGCTGAGTGGTCTGCTATCGTCAAGGCTATTGGGCAAACCTCACTTCATGTTGTAGGGGTCAGTGGTTGTCAGGATGACAAGCTTAAAGAAGCTATCATTGCCTCAGGTTTACCCCTTCTTACGGAGGGCAAAGCGCAGAGTCCTCGCGTTCCCTCTCCTGCTCCGCTCCGTGAGGAGAAAATCTGGCTCCCGACTAAAGTGGTCAACACCCCGGTACGTTCGGGCCAACAAATCTATGCAAAAAACAGTGATTTAATTGTCTCAGCACAGGTCAGCGCCGGTGCTGAGTTGATTGCTGATGGCAATATACATATTTACGGTGTGATGCGTGGTCGCGCACTTGCTGGTGCCTCCGGTGAGAAAAACGCGCAAATATTCTGTACCAGCTTATCAGCAGAATTGATCTCTATAGCTGGTGAATACTGGATTATGGATCAAGTCCCTGCTGATTTTTTCGGAAAAGCGGCGCGACTCTTTTTAGAGAGCGGCGTATTAACCATCAAAACGTTGAATTAG
- the slp gene encoding Outer membrane protein slp (ID:JIFNMEKO_01264;~source:Prodigal:2.6) encodes MAMKKALLFVALLMLAGCVTIPASIHGSSATPQQDLVSVMNAPERYTGQEARFGGKVVKVINRTGTTRLEIAAMRLDSAARPLPGTPALGRIYADVNVFLDPVDFENQMVTVVGPVTGVEKGQVGQAQYQFVTIKVNGFQRWRQIQQVVMPPQPLDPWFFYGPTYVPRHGGYWLMPPPGFYPTAPAQVKTILTE; translated from the coding sequence ATGGCTATGAAAAAAGCACTGCTGTTTGTAGCACTTCTGATGTTAGCGGGTTGTGTCACTATTCCAGCCTCTATTCACGGGTCGTCTGCAACGCCACAACAGGATTTGGTCAGTGTCATGAATGCCCCCGAGCGCTACACAGGGCAGGAAGCGCGCTTCGGTGGTAAGGTCGTCAAAGTGATTAACCGCACCGGTACCACCCGGCTGGAAATTGCTGCAATGCGTCTTGACAGTGCTGCGCGTCCACTGCCTGGCACGCCAGCACTCGGCAGGATTTATGCCGATGTTAACGTTTTTCTTGATCCGGTAGACTTTGAAAACCAAATGGTCACTGTTGTGGGCCCTGTCACCGGAGTTGAAAAGGGGCAGGTCGGACAGGCGCAGTACCAGTTTGTCACAATCAAAGTCAACGGTTTCCAGCGTTGGCGCCAGATCCAGCAGGTAGTGATGCCGCCACAACCTTTAGATCCATGGTTCTTTTATGGTCCGACTTATGTTCCCCGTCATGGTGGTTACTGGTTAATGCCACCTCCGGGCTTTTATCCCACCGCACCAGCGCAGGTAAAGACAATTCTCACAGAGTAA